The proteins below come from a single Natrinema sp. SYSU A 869 genomic window:
- a CDS encoding class I fructose-bisphosphate aldolase — protein MIPIDDSPIVRDGKSLILAMDHGLEHGPVDFEEVPEKLDPSTVFETATHDAVTSMAVQKGIAEGYYPSYEDDVNLLLKLNGTSNMWMGEPDSAINCSVDYAAEIGADAVGFTVYSGSNHEVEMYEEFRRVQEKAREYDLPVVMWSYPRGQGLKNDTKPGTISYATRIALEVGADIAKVKYPGSPDAMEHACTAAGDMKVVMSGGSKTSDYDFLSTVEAAVNAGASGLAVGRNVWQREDPTKLLDALEEVIYEEATADAALEATE, from the coding sequence ATGATTCCGATCGACGACTCTCCGATCGTTCGTGACGGTAAGTCACTGATTCTGGCGATGGATCACGGGCTCGAGCACGGGCCCGTCGACTTCGAAGAGGTACCGGAGAAGCTCGATCCGTCGACGGTCTTCGAGACGGCGACCCACGACGCCGTCACCTCGATGGCCGTTCAGAAGGGGATTGCGGAGGGGTATTACCCGAGCTACGAGGACGACGTTAATCTCCTCTTGAAGCTCAACGGGACGTCGAACATGTGGATGGGCGAACCCGACTCCGCGATCAACTGCTCGGTCGACTACGCGGCCGAGATTGGTGCCGACGCGGTCGGCTTTACCGTCTACAGCGGCTCGAACCACGAGGTCGAGATGTACGAGGAGTTCCGGCGAGTTCAGGAGAAGGCCCGCGAGTACGACCTCCCCGTCGTCATGTGGTCCTATCCGCGTGGCCAGGGACTCAAGAACGACACCAAGCCGGGCACCATCTCCTACGCGACCCGCATCGCTCTCGAGGTCGGTGCCGACATTGCGAAGGTTAAGTACCCCGGCAGCCCCGACGCCATGGAGCACGCCTGCACGGCCGCGGGCGACATGAAGGTCGTCATGAGCGGCGGCTCGAAGACCTCCGACTATGACTTCCTCTCGACCGTCGAGGCCGCCGTCAACGCCGGCGCGAGCGGGCTCGCAGTCGGCCGCAACGTCTGGCAGCGAGAGGACCCGACTAAACTTCTCGACGCGCTCGAGGAAGTCATCTACGAGGAGGCAACTGCTGATGCTGCACTCGAGGCCACCGAATAG
- a CDS encoding 3-hydroxyacyl-CoA dehydrogenase NAD-binding domain-containing protein, with protein MVREQIDRIGVVGAGTMGSGIAQVAATGGYDVVMRDIESEFVENGFDTIDDSLERLDTRGDLKEEPATIRDRIEGTTLLEDLAGCDLVVEAALEELSVKQEIFADLERICDEDVLLATNTSTLSITSIASDLEHPERVIGLHFMNPVPIMEGVEIVVGEKTTDEATALANRLAEDLGKTTWEADDKPGFVTNRILMPWINEGIRAYDEDVATKEDIDTGMELGTNVPMGPLTLADHIGLDVCLHASETLHEELGDRYKPAYLLKRKVEAGDLGKKTGEGFYEYE; from the coding sequence ATGGTTCGCGAGCAGATCGACCGGATCGGCGTCGTCGGCGCGGGAACGATGGGTAGCGGCATCGCACAGGTCGCGGCGACCGGCGGCTACGACGTCGTGATGCGCGACATCGAATCGGAGTTCGTCGAGAACGGCTTCGACACCATCGACGACAGCCTCGAGCGACTCGATACCCGAGGCGACCTCAAGGAAGAACCGGCGACGATCCGCGACCGAATCGAGGGAACGACGCTCCTCGAGGACCTCGCGGGTTGCGATCTCGTCGTCGAGGCGGCCCTCGAGGAGTTGAGCGTTAAACAGGAAATCTTCGCGGACCTCGAGCGGATCTGTGACGAAGACGTCCTGCTGGCAACGAACACGAGTACGCTCTCGATCACCTCGATCGCGAGCGACCTCGAGCACCCCGAGCGCGTGATCGGGCTGCACTTCATGAATCCGGTCCCGATCATGGAGGGCGTCGAGATCGTCGTCGGTGAGAAGACGACTGACGAGGCGACTGCGCTGGCCAACCGACTCGCCGAGGACCTCGGCAAGACGACCTGGGAGGCCGACGACAAGCCCGGCTTCGTCACGAACCGCATCCTGATGCCCTGGATCAACGAGGGAATTCGCGCGTACGACGAGGACGTCGCCACGAAGGAGGACATCGATACAGGAATGGAACTGGGGACGAACGTCCCGATGGGACCGCTCACGCTCGCCGATCATATCGGTCTCGACGTCTGTCTCCACGCGTCCGAAACACTCCACGAGGAACTTGGCGATCGATACAAGCCCGCCTACCTCCTCAAACGGAAGGTTGAGGCGGGCGACCTCGGGAAGAAGACGGGCGAGGGGTTCTACGAGTACGAGTAG